Part of the Maridesulfovibrio sp. genome, CTGAAGTGAGAAAAGAGAGGGTGTTCAATTGCAATGTGCAGTGATCATTAAGGTCGTTGCCTTAAGTACTCACTTTGGGGGGAGTCAAACTTCGTAAAATAAGATTTGTCTTGTCGTGCAAGACTAAAGATTGCGTTTTTGGACTGTTATCAGGATGTCCGGAGTCAGGAGGATGAGATCAATTAATGGAGATCTCAGTCTATATTCAATTCGGTATGCATCTTGTTTAGGGAGAAAGTGAGATGAGACGGATGTAGAGTGCAAAGAGTACTCATTATGTATTTGTTCTTTAAAATAGCAGCAATAGCTATGCATCGTTGAAGTCGGATAATGCGCGGATATATGGAGAAGAAGTCTCATAGTCTCCATATAGATTTCTAGAAAACAGGATACATGGGCAGACTGGCAAGGAGGAACGTCGGATGAGGCGAAAATGGGATGCCAGAACAAAAGCCAGGATCGTTTTGGAAGGGCTTACAAATGGAGGCATAAGCGAATTGTGCCGTACTCATGATCTTCGTCCGGGGCAGTATTATAAATGGCGGGGACAATTTTTAGAAAACTGCCATTTGATTTTCGAGAAGCAGCCCGGTCCTCCGACTGAATCCGAGTTGGCAGTAGAAAATGAGAAGCTCAAGCGGCTGGTGGGTGAACTTACTTTGGAATTGAATAACGGCAAGAACATTCGTTGACCATATTTTGGAGGCGTAATCATGGCAAAAAAGATCGGCGTATATGTCTGCCATTGCGGATCGAATATTGCGGGCAGGGTTAATTGCGAAAAGGTTGCCGATTTTGCAAGGCAAC contains:
- a CDS encoding transposase encodes the protein MRRKWDARTKARIVLEGLTNGGISELCRTHDLRPGQYYKWRGQFLENCHLIFEKQPGPPTESELAVENEKLKRLVGELTLELNNGKNIR